A stretch of the Nitratifractor salsuginis DSM 16511 genome encodes the following:
- the argC gene encoding N-acetyl-gamma-glutamyl-phosphate reductase, producing MINVGIVGAGGYTGLELVKMLLNHPRFRLNYLATTSGDIMVEELHPSLLDLITFPVEEADPELIADKCELVFLALPHKASMGLAKELIVRGVKIVDLSADYRLERETYEAAYCPHEDPEHLGEAVYGLIEYYRDEIRVARLVAGPGCYPTATLLGLLPFIPYIDTSAPIFIDAKSGVSGAGKKLSETSHFVTINDNIFAYNPLKHRHAPEIAEKIAKIHGAEISVNFVPHLIPATRGELVSVYATLKEEIDPQEVLEKAYDTERFIRLRHKPVDIKSVAGTHFCDIYAQRNGKALFISSAIDNLLRGAASQALAAANLMMGLDEGTALPVIAYVP from the coding sequence ATGATCAATGTAGGCATTGTGGGAGCAGGGGGATACACAGGGTTGGAGCTGGTCAAAATGCTCCTGAACCATCCCCGTTTCCGACTCAACTATCTGGCGACCACCAGCGGGGACATTATGGTCGAGGAACTTCACCCCTCCCTTCTGGATCTCATCACCTTCCCTGTCGAAGAGGCCGATCCCGAGCTGATCGCCGATAAGTGCGAGCTGGTCTTTCTGGCTCTGCCCCACAAGGCTTCGATGGGCCTGGCCAAAGAGCTGATCGTACGGGGGGTCAAGATCGTCGATCTCTCCGCGGACTATCGCCTGGAGCGGGAGACTTACGAAGCGGCCTACTGCCCCCACGAAGACCCGGAGCATCTCGGCGAAGCGGTCTACGGGCTGATCGAATACTATCGCGACGAGATCCGGGTTGCCCGCCTGGTCGCCGGGCCCGGCTGCTACCCCACGGCGACTCTGCTGGGGCTGCTGCCCTTCATCCCCTATATCGACACCTCCGCTCCCATTTTCATCGATGCCAAATCAGGCGTCAGCGGCGCGGGCAAGAAGTTGAGCGAAACAAGCCACTTCGTCACCATCAACGACAACATCTTTGCCTACAACCCCCTCAAACACCGCCACGCCCCCGAGATCGCCGAGAAAATCGCCAAGATCCACGGCGCCGAAATCTCCGTCAATTTCGTCCCCCATCTCATCCCGGCAACCCGCGGGGAGCTGGTGAGTGTCTATGCCACGCTCAAAGAGGAGATCGATCCCCAGGAAGTCTTGGAAAAGGCTTACGACACCGAGCGCTTCATCCGCCTGCGCCACAAGCCCGTCGATATCAAAAGCGTCGCCGGGACCCACTTCTGCGACATCTACGCCCAGCGCAACGGCAAAGCCCTCTTCATCAGCTCCGCGATCGACAACCTCCTGCGCGGAGCCGCCAGCCAGGCCCTCGCCGCCGCCAACCTGATGATGGGCCTGGACGAAGGCACGGCATTGCCTGTAATCGCTTACGTTCCGTAA
- a CDS encoding UDP-2,3-diacylglucosamine diphosphatase, which produces MHSKSASSTLYSQISNVKGQGSKPTTNDQRPTTIKEGALFVADAHYPHHGDEFLRLLQSLDAEKITTPQLFLMGDIFDLLFGYGYYTPTLYPEAIGLLNKLSEKIEIIYLEGNHDFTLKKIFPNINVIPRTRQPLIMRTREKRVALSHGDRYGAGWGYDLFSLLLRSPVIYLGKPWEKRIIDAQMRRLSQKKICHKMENFESKAARILSYYPEDIDWVIEGHFHQAKRIGRYISLPALACQKELGIVRKGKIEFVSLTKLMDDGEVKKGGKER; this is translated from the coding sequence ATGCATTCGAAATCTGCTTCCTCAACTCTGTATTCACAAATATCAAATGTCAAAGGTCAAGGGTCCAAACCAACGACCAACGACCAACGACCAACGACCATAAAAGAGGGTGCACTTTTCGTCGCCGACGCCCACTATCCCCATCACGGCGATGAATTCCTCCGACTCTTACAATCCCTCGATGCCGAGAAGATCACTACGCCCCAACTCTTCCTGATGGGGGATATCTTCGATCTGCTTTTCGGTTACGGTTACTATACACCCACCCTCTATCCCGAAGCGATCGGGTTGCTAAACAAACTTTCCGAGAAGATCGAAATCATCTACCTGGAGGGGAATCACGACTTCACCCTGAAGAAGATATTTCCAAATATCAACGTAATTCCCCGTACCAGGCAGCCGCTTATAATGAGAACGAGGGAGAAGAGGGTGGCTCTCTCCCACGGAGACCGTTACGGGGCGGGATGGGGGTATGATCTTTTTTCCCTGCTGCTGCGCAGCCCCGTGATCTATCTGGGAAAACCCTGGGAGAAGCGAATCATCGATGCGCAGATGCGGCGTCTTTCTCAAAAAAAGATTTGTCACAAAATGGAGAATTTCGAGAGCAAAGCAGCCAGGATACTCTCTTATTATCCCGAGGATATCGATTGGGTGATCGAGGGGCATTTTCATCAGGCCAAAAGGATCGGTCGCTACATTTCTTTGCCTGCGCTGGCGTGCCAAAAAGAGCTGGGAATTGTTCGAAAAGGAAAAATAGAGTTCGTCAGCTTGACAAAGCTAATGGATGATGGAGAGGTTAAGAAAGGTGGGAAAGAGCGGTGA
- a CDS encoding IS256 family transposase, variant Zn-binding type: MCGSKATKKNGKRAGIQRYFCQSCRQSFSSRRRPSRLRKRLFTAYFYEHQTLKALSRTYHKDREWIQRQIHSYEPPKTSPHPRPVTLVIDATFFGKRGEGFGVLVAKDILSGQLVAYRFIQTETLNEYAMLRQSLLDQGFIIQAVTVDGRRGLFGLFADLPVQMCHFHQQAILTRYLTRRPTYQASRDLKRIASYLGQTTPCRFRYMLEAWLQRHKDFYEEKTPDDSPRGWHYTHDRLRSAYRSLERNLPYLFTYKTHPHLGIANTTNTLDGGLFSPMKALLKIHRGIGDSMKKKLITDFLEKAMK, encoded by the coding sequence ATCTGTGGTTCAAAAGCGACGAAAAAGAATGGTAAAAGAGCAGGAATTCAGCGCTATTTTTGCCAAAGTTGCCGGCAGAGCTTCTCTTCTCGTAGACGTCCCTCCCGCCTCAGAAAACGACTCTTTACTGCCTACTTCTATGAGCACCAAACCCTCAAAGCCTTATCCCGGACCTATCATAAGGATCGGGAGTGGATTCAACGTCAGATTCATAGCTATGAACCGCCAAAGACTTCACCACATCCCAGACCGGTCACTTTGGTTATCGATGCGACATTCTTCGGAAAACGGGGAGAGGGCTTTGGTGTTCTTGTAGCTAAAGATATCCTGAGTGGCCAACTGGTAGCGTATCGTTTCATTCAGACTGAGACGCTCAATGAATATGCGATGCTTCGGCAAAGCCTTCTGGATCAGGGCTTTATCATCCAGGCCGTCACCGTCGATGGCCGACGGGGATTGTTTGGGCTCTTTGCCGACCTTCCGGTTCAAATGTGCCATTTCCATCAACAAGCCATTCTCACTCGTTATCTGACGCGCAGACCTACCTATCAAGCCTCTAGGGATCTCAAGCGTATCGCTTCCTATCTTGGACAGACAACCCCCTGCCGTTTCCGCTATATGCTGGAAGCCTGGCTCCAACGGCACAAAGATTTCTATGAAGAGAAAACCCCTGACGATTCTCCACGTGGATGGCATTACACCCATGATCGACTCCGCTCGGCCTATCGAAGTCTTGAACGCAATCTTCCTTATCTCTTCACGTATAAAACCCATCCTCATCTTGGCATAGCCAATACAACCAATACTTTGGATGGTGGACTCTTCTCTCCTATGAAAGCTTTATTGAAAATCCATCGGGGTATTGGAGACTCTATGAAGAAGAAACTCATCACTGATTTCCTAGAAAAAGCAATGAAATAG
- a CDS encoding ammonium transporter, translating to MDLHYILNTFFTLFAMTLIIFMVPGFAMLEAGLVRTKNVTAVLMTNTMIYSVASMVFLLWGYTLAFGSWENDSVSKWAAFLFQMAFVGKTVNIMSGGVSERTKIFPLTLFTIAMAGLIYPLAVNLTWGANFLKGTFLDISAMHDLAGSTVIHSTGGWALLAAILVIGPRRGRYKNGKVRVIPASNVPLVALGAFLLWIGWFGFNGGSVGSISSKAAADTVALTILNTNTAGLAGAIIAMIVLYIRYRKLDLTMILNGALGGLVAVTAGADLYTIYEPILIGAIGALLVMWAVPFFDRHQLDDPVGALSVHLINGIWGTLAVALFTDVSWWAQIKGIVLVGVFAFTLSYLVIRIINAIVPFRAEDDEQLEGLDYVECGMEAYPEFKQVI from the coding sequence ATGGATCTACATTACATTCTGAATACCTTTTTCACCCTCTTCGCTATGACCCTCATCATCTTTATGGTGCCCGGTTTCGCCATGCTGGAAGCGGGCCTGGTCCGGACGAAAAACGTCACGGCGGTTCTTATGACCAATACCATGATCTATTCAGTCGCTTCAATGGTTTTTCTCCTTTGGGGCTATACCCTCGCTTTCGGCAGCTGGGAGAACGACTCCGTGAGCAAATGGGCAGCCTTTCTCTTCCAGATGGCCTTCGTCGGAAAAACGGTCAACATTATGAGCGGCGGGGTCAGTGAGCGGACAAAGATCTTCCCTTTGACCCTCTTTACCATCGCCATGGCAGGGCTGATCTACCCCCTGGCTGTCAATCTGACCTGGGGAGCCAATTTCCTCAAAGGGACATTTCTGGATATCTCGGCGATGCATGACCTCGCCGGATCGACCGTGATCCACTCCACGGGTGGCTGGGCACTTCTGGCAGCCATTTTGGTCATCGGCCCGCGCCGGGGGCGCTACAAAAACGGCAAGGTTCGTGTCATCCCCGCTTCCAATGTTCCCCTGGTGGCCCTGGGAGCCTTTTTGCTCTGGATCGGATGGTTCGGTTTCAATGGCGGAAGCGTCGGCTCCATCAGCAGCAAAGCGGCGGCCGATACCGTGGCTCTGACCATTCTCAATACCAATACCGCGGGGCTGGCCGGCGCCATCATAGCGATGATCGTCCTCTATATCCGCTACCGCAAGCTGGATTTGACGATGATCCTCAACGGGGCGCTTGGCGGGCTCGTGGCAGTCACCGCCGGGGCCGATCTCTATACGATCTATGAGCCGATCCTGATCGGAGCGATCGGGGCGCTGCTGGTCATGTGGGCTGTCCCCTTCTTTGACCGGCATCAACTTGATGATCCGGTGGGAGCCCTTTCGGTTCACCTGATCAACGGAATCTGGGGGACGCTCGCCGTGGCTCTTTTTACCGATGTCTCCTGGTGGGCCCAGATCAAAGGGATCGTCCTCGTCGGCGTGTTCGCCTTTACCCTCTCCTACCTGGTGATTCGGATCATCAATGCCATCGTTCCCTTCCGGGCTGAAGATGATGAACAGCTCGAGGGCCTGGATTATGTGGAGTGCGGTATGGAGGCTTACCCCGAGTTCAAGCAGGTCATCTGA
- a CDS encoding tRNA cyclic N6-threonylcarbamoyladenosine(37) synthase TcdA: MRFERCRMLFGEEDFEKLKKAKILILGVGGVGSYALDCLYRTGIHNITIVDYDTYDETNRNRQIGSDGAVGECKVGTLARLYPGIEVIRQKMDLEWVENFDFEPYDLVIDAADTTRVKIEVARRCYKKLIMSLGSAKRIDASKIQVASIWKSHGDALARKIRNELKKAKFNQNFTVVFSPEEPLCKEKGSFVGVTGTFGLMICSEAVKRLLRIEH; this comes from the coding sequence ATGAGATTCGAGCGCTGCCGGATGCTCTTCGGCGAAGAGGATTTTGAAAAGCTCAAAAAAGCCAAAATCCTCATCCTGGGTGTGGGCGGGGTGGGAAGCTATGCGCTTGATTGCCTCTACCGCACAGGGATTCACAACATCACTATTGTTGACTACGACACCTACGACGAGACCAATCGCAACCGACAGATCGGTTCCGACGGGGCGGTGGGGGAGTGCAAAGTCGGCACCCTGGCCCGCCTCTACCCCGGCATCGAAGTGATCCGGCAAAAGATGGACCTGGAATGGGTGGAAAATTTCGATTTCGAGCCCTACGACCTGGTCATCGATGCGGCGGACACCACCCGCGTCAAGATCGAAGTGGCCAGGCGCTGCTACAAAAAGCTCATTATGTCCCTTGGGTCGGCCAAACGGATCGACGCTTCCAAGATCCAGGTCGCTTCCATCTGGAAGAGTCACGGCGACGCCCTGGCCCGCAAGATCCGCAACGAACTCAAAAAGGCGAAATTCAACCAAAACTTCACCGTGGTCTTCTCCCCCGAAGAGCCTCTGTGCAAAGAGAAAGGCTCCTTTGTCGGCGTCACCGGGACCTTCGGCCTGATGATCTGCTCCGAAGCGGTCAAGCGCTTATTGAGGATTGAGCACTGA
- a CDS encoding DUF3597 domain-containing protein: MSIFGSILHKLGLGGDEKKAEETTNNEASGTPQGIMDSSAANAETPAGAESVDVEAILNDLAAKSNENLDWKHSIVDLLKLLGIDSSYAHRKQLAEELGIQGYEGTADQNIELHRIVMVKLAENGGKVPSELLA; the protein is encoded by the coding sequence ATGAGTATTTTTGGTTCTATCCTGCACAAACTGGGCCTGGGTGGTGACGAGAAGAAGGCGGAGGAGACAACGAATAACGAAGCTTCAGGCACACCCCAGGGAATTATGGACAGCTCCGCTGCAAACGCGGAAACCCCTGCAGGCGCAGAGAGTGTCGACGTCGAGGCGATCCTGAACGATTTGGCAGCCAAGAGCAACGAAAATCTGGACTGGAAACACTCTATCGTCGATCTGCTCAAACTCCTGGGGATTGACAGCTCCTATGCTCACCGCAAACAGCTTGCCGAAGAGCTTGGCATCCAGGGCTACGAGGGCACAGCCGATCAAAACATAGAACTGCACAGGATCGTAATGGTCAAGCTGGCGGAAAACGGGGGAAAAGTCCCCTCAGAACTGCTCGCCTGA
- the surE gene encoding 5'/3'-nucleotidase SurE gives MAKTPRILVTNDDGFESPGLHALREALSEVGEVITVAPTLEKSACGHSLTLTRPLRFVELEHNFYKLDDGTPSDCVFLSLKKLFEEAKPDLVVSGINRGANMGEDITYSGTAAAAMEAVLQGIPAIAISQVCRSQCQEIDELGYRLARETARTLAKKVLSEGFPLPERQFLNVNIPPVEPEECRGWQITHAGRRAYGNDAQVHINPRGQEYYWIGLPRLDWHPHPHPRNEWSDFEAVRENYVSITPIQLDMTSYGEIERLKGWMNDGNRH, from the coding sequence ATGGCCAAAACTCCGCGAATTCTGGTAACTAACGACGACGGCTTCGAATCTCCGGGTCTTCACGCCCTACGCGAAGCCCTGAGCGAAGTCGGCGAAGTGATCACCGTCGCTCCTACCCTCGAGAAATCCGCCTGCGGCCACTCCCTGACTCTCACCCGTCCCCTGCGTTTCGTGGAGCTGGAGCACAATTTCTACAAACTCGACGACGGGACTCCCTCCGACTGTGTCTTCCTCTCACTGAAAAAGCTCTTTGAAGAGGCCAAGCCCGACCTGGTGGTCAGCGGCATCAACCGGGGAGCCAATATGGGCGAGGACATCACCTACTCCGGCACCGCGGCGGCGGCGATGGAAGCGGTGCTTCAGGGCATTCCCGCCATCGCGATCAGCCAGGTCTGCCGCAGCCAATGCCAGGAGATCGACGAGCTGGGCTACCGTCTGGCCAGGGAGACCGCGCGCACGCTGGCCAAAAAAGTGCTCTCCGAGGGCTTCCCCCTGCCTGAGCGCCAATTCCTCAATGTCAATATCCCTCCCGTCGAGCCCGAAGAGTGCCGGGGATGGCAAATCACCCACGCCGGCCGCCGTGCCTACGGCAACGATGCCCAGGTCCACATCAACCCCAGGGGCCAGGAGTATTACTGGATCGGCCTCCCCCGCCTCGACTGGCATCCCCACCCTCACCCCCGTAACGAGTGGAGTGACTTCGAAGCGGTACGGGAGAACTATGTCTCCATCACGCCGATACAGCTGGATATGACGAGTTATGGGGAGATTGAGAGGCTGAAAGGATGGATGAATGATGGCAATAGGCATTGA
- a CDS encoding P-II family nitrogen regulator, with protein MRKIEAIIKPFKLEDVKEALIEAGIEGMTVSEVKGYGRQQGHSELYRGAEYVVDFIPKVKIEIVVSSEEYMRAAVDAIKESARTGKIGDGKIFVSPVEHVVRIRTGEEDEEAL; from the coding sequence ATGAGAAAAATCGAAGCGATCATCAAACCCTTCAAGCTCGAAGATGTCAAAGAGGCCCTGATCGAAGCAGGGATCGAGGGAATGACCGTCAGTGAAGTCAAGGGTTACGGCCGCCAGCAGGGGCACAGCGAACTCTACCGCGGAGCGGAGTATGTGGTCGATTTCATTCCCAAGGTCAAGATCGAGATCGTCGTCAGCAGCGAAGAGTATATGCGCGCCGCCGTCGATGCGATCAAGGAATCGGCCCGCACCGGGAAGATCGGGGACGGAAAGATCTTCGTCTCCCCCGTCGAGCACGTCGTGCGTATCCGCACCGGTGAAGAGGATGAAGAGGCGCTCTGA
- the greA gene encoding transcription elongation factor GreA — protein sequence MQKEPMFESTYQKLSQELEQLKNEERAKIAKVIDEARALGDLKENAEYHAAKEKQGLMEARIIELQDLLARAQVIDPSKLAHQRVSFGSTVVLVDQDTDEEVRYVIVGTQESDPSRGLISIQSPMARALLGKEEGEEVELQLPSGRKHFDIEEIKYEEISL from the coding sequence GTGCAAAAAGAACCAATGTTTGAAAGCACTTACCAAAAGCTGAGCCAGGAGCTCGAGCAGCTCAAAAACGAAGAGCGTGCCAAGATCGCCAAGGTGATCGACGAGGCGAGAGCCCTGGGAGATTTGAAAGAGAATGCGGAGTATCACGCCGCCAAAGAGAAGCAGGGGTTGATGGAAGCCCGGATCATCGAGCTTCAGGACCTCTTGGCCCGCGCCCAGGTGATCGACCCCTCCAAACTGGCCCATCAGCGGGTCAGCTTCGGCTCCACCGTCGTCCTGGTCGATCAGGATACCGACGAGGAGGTTCGCTATGTGATCGTGGGAACCCAGGAGTCCGACCCCAGCCGGGGGCTCATCTCCATCCAGTCCCCTATGGCGCGGGCCCTCCTGGGCAAGGAAGAGGGCGAAGAGGTGGAGCTGCAACTCCCCAGCGGCCGTAAACATTTCGACATCGAAGAGATCAAATACGAAGAGATCTCCCTCTAA
- a CDS encoding damage-control phosphatase ARMT1 family protein yields MWMIPDCLACLYNQMLRTSKAMHCDDECATRIMEAAAGKIAHLPMQQTPPEAAAILYPIAAAIAGTDDPYKTLKRDAVAKAGALIPGVVAMIESSRDPLDAALRAAVAGNVIDYATQVQFSLEEELARIFNAPFAVDDKALFLEKLNDSKSLLVIGDNVGEHLFDKVMLETIRRYYPDLKIYYMVRGKPIINDVTMEEAMEAGLQDVAILVDSGVDTPGFLPERASETAREIYQSADLILAKGMGNYECMESFADERVMFLLKIKCSVVAEKIGKEIGDLVAMMSRK; encoded by the coding sequence ATGTGGATGATACCCGACTGCCTCGCCTGTCTCTATAATCAAATGTTGCGAACAAGCAAAGCGATGCACTGTGACGACGAGTGTGCGACCCGCATTATGGAAGCGGCCGCGGGCAAAATCGCCCACCTCCCTATGCAACAGACTCCTCCGGAAGCGGCAGCGATCCTCTATCCGATCGCCGCCGCCATCGCCGGCACCGACGATCCCTACAAAACGCTCAAACGCGACGCCGTCGCCAAGGCCGGAGCCCTTATCCCGGGTGTCGTCGCGATGATCGAAAGCTCCCGGGATCCCCTCGATGCTGCGCTCAGGGCTGCCGTGGCGGGGAATGTCATCGACTATGCCACCCAGGTGCAGTTCTCTTTGGAAGAGGAGTTGGCCAGGATCTTCAACGCCCCCTTCGCTGTCGATGACAAAGCCCTTTTCCTGGAAAAACTCAACGACTCCAAGAGTCTGCTGGTCATCGGAGACAATGTGGGAGAGCATCTCTTCGACAAGGTGATGCTCGAAACCATCCGGCGTTACTATCCTGATCTGAAGATCTACTATATGGTTCGGGGCAAACCCATCATCAACGATGTCACGATGGAAGAGGCGATGGAGGCGGGATTGCAGGATGTGGCGATTTTGGTGGACAGCGGTGTCGACACACCAGGCTTCCTTCCGGAGCGGGCCTCCGAAACCGCTCGGGAGATTTATCAGAGCGCCGACCTGATCCTCGCCAAAGGGATGGGCAACTATGAGTGTATGGAGTCCTTCGCCGATGAACGGGTAATGTTCCTTCTCAAGATTAAATGCAGTGTCGTGGCGGAAAAGATCGGCAAAGAGATCGGTGATCTCGTCGCGATGATGAGCCGTAAATAA